A genomic segment from Bacteroidia bacterium encodes:
- the gatB gene encoding Asp-tRNA(Asn)/Glu-tRNA(Gln) amidotransferase subunit GatB: protein MSVYDAYEPVIGLEVHIQLLTRTKAYSADANDFGALPNSNVSPVSLGLPGTLPVVNRRQVEFAVKLGLAVGSDITLFNHFARKNYFYADLPKGYQITQDKTPICTGGKITLRREDGTEKHIRIHRIHMEEDAGKSIHDQDPTDTLIDLNRAGVPLLEMVSEADLRSSEEAYAYLTEVRKLVRYLDICDGNMEEGSMRCDANISVRKKGTEAFGRKVEVKNMNSIRNVQRAIEYEVTRQIDLLEKGGTIVQETRSFDAADGTTFSLRTKEDANDYRYFPEPDLQPVVITPELIEKIRSELPPLPHELFLKYTGAFGLSSYDAGVLTDQKGIALFFEDLLRFTPHTKQAANWIMGPVKSWMNETTLEINNFPIAPEKLASLIGLVEKGTISHSAATQKLFPALLKQPAKNPDALAVELNLIQQSDQLELRSIAEQAIAKYPEKVQEYKSGKTGLVGLFMGELMKLSKGKADPKLANKILTELLNSK from the coding sequence ATGTCTGTTTATGACGCATATGAACCGGTCATCGGCCTGGAGGTGCACATTCAGCTCCTGACCCGGACCAAGGCTTATTCTGCTGATGCCAACGATTTCGGGGCCTTGCCAAATTCCAATGTAAGCCCCGTTTCACTCGGTCTTCCGGGAACGCTGCCGGTGGTGAACCGGCGCCAGGTGGAATTTGCCGTAAAGCTCGGTCTGGCGGTGGGATCTGACATTACACTATTCAACCATTTTGCCCGGAAGAACTATTTCTACGCTGACCTTCCGAAGGGCTACCAGATTACGCAGGACAAAACACCCATCTGCACAGGAGGCAAGATCACCCTCCGAAGGGAAGACGGAACTGAAAAGCACATACGCATCCACCGGATACATATGGAAGAAGATGCCGGAAAATCCATTCATGATCAGGACCCAACCGACACACTCATTGACCTGAACCGGGCAGGTGTTCCGTTGCTTGAGATGGTGAGCGAAGCCGATCTGCGCAGCAGCGAGGAAGCCTATGCCTATTTAACAGAAGTGCGTAAACTGGTCCGGTACCTGGATATCTGCGATGGCAACATGGAAGAAGGCTCCATGCGTTGTGACGCAAACATCTCCGTCCGGAAAAAGGGTACAGAAGCATTCGGCAGGAAAGTAGAAGTGAAGAATATGAATTCCATCCGGAATGTGCAGCGTGCAATCGAATACGAAGTAACGCGCCAGATAGATCTTCTGGAGAAGGGCGGAACCATCGTGCAGGAAACGCGGAGCTTTGATGCCGCTGACGGAACTACTTTTTCACTGAGAACGAAAGAAGACGCCAATGACTACCGATATTTTCCCGAGCCAGACCTTCAACCGGTGGTCATTACTCCGGAGCTTATAGAAAAGATACGGTCTGAACTCCCTCCCCTGCCTCATGAATTATTTTTAAAATATACCGGCGCGTTCGGACTCTCTTCTTACGACGCCGGAGTATTGACGGATCAGAAAGGAATTGCATTGTTTTTTGAAGATCTGCTCCGTTTTACCCCACACACAAAACAAGCAGCCAACTGGATTATGGGCCCGGTAAAATCCTGGATGAACGAAACAACACTCGAGATTAACAACTTTCCCATAGCTCCCGAAAAACTTGCATCTCTGATCGGACTGGTGGAAAAGGGAACCATTAGTCATTCAGCAGCAACACAAAAACTGTTTCCCGCCCTGCTCAAACAACCGGCTAAAAATCCTGACGCTCTCGCCGTGGAGCTGAACCTGATCCAGCAGAGTGATCAGCTCGAGTTGCGGTCGATCGCAGAACAGGCGATCGCCAAGTATCCGGAAAAAGTGCAGGAATATAAGAGTGGGAAAACCGGCCTGGTGGGATTGTTCATGGGTGAACTGATGAAATTAAGCAAGGGCAAGGCAGATCCCAAACTTGCCAATAAAATCCTAACTGAATTACTGAACTCAAAATGA
- a CDS encoding AhpC/TSA family protein, with translation MKTTSLLSLPVSLLLLSCGSSENNVPDAYTMVSGGLTNRGSDSIFLFDVNSQQAVKVAASFVDQDGKFSMGINVTEPGFYRLGSDERNFAMLVISPGEKISVTGDAQNLGYTYTIEGSPESGLFREINGYSMELSKRKSAIATKKDSIIQTYQYLVGKNNNQKYIDSLDKAMEPEFNRLDSALTPLIAEGIDKAKSFIESHPASFANLVAIGLLNQESDFPEFLKVYDQLKAKYPDNKNLSGFYTWIESKKKLAVGSEAPDFTLADPDGNPILLSQFRGKVTLVDFWASWCGPCRKENPNVVKVYQKYKDKGFEIFGVSLDDNKEKWLAAIAADGLAWKHGSELRGWNSAVCQMYNVQSIPFTLLLDKEGKIIASNLRGEALEQMIAKTLNP, from the coding sequence ATGAAAACAACCTCACTTCTCTCCCTGCCCGTTTCTCTCTTGTTGCTCTCCTGCGGGTCTTCGGAAAACAATGTTCCGGATGCATACACCATGGTCAGCGGAGGCCTCACCAACCGCGGTTCGGATTCTATCTTTCTTTTTGATGTCAACTCTCAGCAGGCCGTAAAAGTTGCAGCTTCGTTTGTAGATCAGGATGGGAAATTTTCCATGGGTATTAATGTAACCGAGCCCGGATTTTACCGGCTGGGGTCCGATGAGCGTAACTTTGCTATGCTGGTGATCAGTCCGGGTGAAAAGATTTCCGTCACCGGTGACGCTCAAAATCTCGGATATACCTACACCATAGAGGGATCTCCCGAATCCGGTTTGTTCAGGGAGATCAACGGATATTCCATGGAACTCTCCAAAAGGAAATCAGCGATTGCCACTAAAAAAGACTCCATTATCCAGACCTACCAATACCTCGTTGGAAAGAACAATAACCAGAAATACATTGATTCACTGGATAAAGCCATGGAGCCTGAATTCAACCGGCTCGATTCTGCGCTGACACCCCTGATCGCTGAAGGAATTGACAAAGCCAAATCTTTTATTGAATCTCACCCTGCCTCCTTCGCCAACCTTGTTGCCATCGGTTTGCTGAATCAGGAGTCTGATTTTCCGGAGTTTTTAAAAGTGTATGATCAGCTGAAGGCCAAATATCCTGACAATAAAAACCTCTCCGGTTTTTACACATGGATCGAAAGCAAGAAAAAGCTGGCGGTGGGATCGGAGGCTCCGGATTTCACACTGGCCGATCCGGATGGCAATCCTATCCTTCTCTCTCAGTTCCGTGGTAAAGTAACACTGGTGGACTTCTGGGCCAGCTGGTGCGGTCCGTGCCGCAAGGAAAATCCAAATGTGGTGAAAGTGTATCAGAAATATAAAGACAAAGGGTTCGAGATATTCGGCGTATCGCTGGACGACAATAAAGAGAAGTGGCTTGCCGCCATCGCTGCAGACGGGCTCGCCTGGAAGCACGGCAGTGAACTCCGCGGATGGAATTCCGCCGTTTGCCAGATGTACAATGTGCAGTCCATTCCCTTTACGCTGCTGCTGGACAAAGAAGGAAAAATCATTGCCTCTAATCTGAGGGGAGAAGCTCTTGAACAAATGATCGCGAAAACGCTGAATCCATGA
- a CDS encoding UDP-2,3-diacylglucosamine diphosphatase: protein MTSDKKIYFASDFHLGVPDRTSSLEREKKIVRWLEEIRKDAAELYLMGDVFDFWFEYGSAVPNGYVRLLGKLAELSDAGVKIHWFTGNHDMWIFRYIPSEIGCTIYRKPVQRELNGKKFFLGHGDGLGPGDQGYKFIKKVFASKVCQWLFARLHPNCGLRLGNYLSRRSRISTAGADEKYLGDEKEFLVRFCKDTLQREHFDYFIFGHRHLPLDKEIGATSRYINLGEWVNYSTYAVFDGERCELKKFDK, encoded by the coding sequence TTGACCTCTGATAAAAAAATATACTTCGCCTCCGATTTCCACCTCGGGGTACCCGACCGCACCTCCAGCCTGGAACGGGAAAAAAAGATCGTCCGCTGGCTGGAAGAAATACGAAAAGATGCGGCTGAACTTTATCTCATGGGGGATGTATTCGACTTCTGGTTCGAGTACGGAAGCGCGGTGCCCAACGGGTACGTGCGGCTGCTGGGAAAACTCGCGGAACTTTCAGACGCGGGAGTGAAAATCCACTGGTTCACCGGAAACCACGACATGTGGATCTTCCGGTATATCCCTTCGGAAATCGGTTGTACCATATACAGGAAACCGGTACAAAGAGAACTAAATGGTAAAAAGTTCTTTCTCGGCCATGGGGATGGTCTCGGACCGGGAGATCAGGGATATAAATTCATAAAGAAAGTGTTCGCCAGCAAGGTATGTCAATGGCTCTTCGCCCGCCTGCACCCGAATTGCGGACTCCGGCTTGGAAATTATTTGTCGCGGCGAAGCCGCATATCCACCGCCGGAGCAGATGAGAAATACCTTGGCGACGAAAAGGAGTTTCTTGTTCGTTTCTGCAAAGACACCTTGCAGCGGGAACATTTTGACTACTTCATTTTCGGACACCGTCACCTGCCTCTCGACAAGGAAATTGGAGCTACCTCCAGGTACATCAACCTGGGTGAATGGGTGAATTACTCAACCTACGCTGTTTTTGACGGAGAACGATGCGAACTGAAGAAATTCGACAAGTAG
- a CDS encoding T9SS type A sorting domain-containing protein — protein sequence MKKSVLIFIPALLFSLAVSAQSVANYTAVRTTGITYSSIAAFGTIVPSWRGQFVNQNDDNRSNPVALGFDFWYCGTRYTHCNISINGFIDFSSTPYNGNAPVSGDPNTTGSCLCGGFYSYREQGSTLWQSPTCGTGSPPTSYEGTYWALAAMYCDLWPANGNQALAYSIRYATTGAAPYRCFTVEYANMDDWSSPLLSDYNFQIKVYETTGVIEYVYGTMTPAVGSPTPYSCGINQRIFTNPPAASELLAQQGTNSNTFNNTIPALSTAVPTPNSQITFTPVCPLNPGSVLTFSAIGNTTMTLNWTDWAANEIGYAIYYSTDGVNYYFMSQTAANATSYVATNLTSPTYWWKVYAVTEGCISTPITGTQATVAGGVFFTVASGNWTNPAIWNAMAVPTTGDNATISNGHTVTIDANNQGCFDLTVNTGGAASLLILGNAASNYTFNILGNLTVNTNGTFRPNNTVNATHTINLTGNIVNNGSITMRPVANRIANFVFSRNGNQTISGTAGAGLNDYNLITLNMGASVSNTCEVTSSNFSAPSNFLALSNGTFKYSVPVNVQNIDIFTSIATIPYTAGLWMNAPNSTMYAHSTLNFQGAITCSAGILHVGDAADEMLQSDGALLTVSGGIVTVAGRLDRPSYVAVTHVSVTGGELVLARFSSTSTTKHPFHVDVIGSSLNWTGGIIRLTREGGTGAQDLGYKNSGCLLNYNITGGILRIGDGASPAGQTMEINSNIPIFNLLVNSTNSPTAKIDTFNLVVKGNITINTGGTLNTNNKDIYVAGNWTNDGTFQQQLRRVFFNGTSATTQSLGGTTVTTFHDLHINNTGTGGVTLNVSPTVQDSLAMTNGKLLLNGQTINVTSDNLSSITRTNGWIVSENTGNLSKVAWTINGILGSRTIPYGTTGGVYIPFTFNMTAGSGGILTTSTYGTPATNLPWPTAPTAVLNLNSTTGLLPDNRDATVNRFWQIDHTGVTPTATLTFSYDPATELPIAPYNLPADQRAQRYESSTNKWQPALGGQTTTANSVTVPGVTTFSPWALASNLSPLPIELTHFNATCVNGAMLIEWVTGSETNNDFYTLERTSDGVNFEIVAIIDGAGTTSQMSFYHFTDETPLPGISYYRLKQTDENQTETWSDLIAANCESSGDLGITVLPNPSTGTNLVIQVRTESETPVIVSIVNNLGQKILSEQVVTDKNGVVFLNVELPEETSAGVYLVNAVSATHQYSSKLVIRK from the coding sequence ATGAAAAAATCAGTACTGATTTTCATTCCGGCTCTTTTGTTCAGTCTCGCAGTTTCCGCCCAAAGCGTGGCCAACTACACTGCGGTTCGCACAACAGGAATCACTTACAGTTCTATTGCAGCATTCGGAACCATCGTACCTTCCTGGCGCGGGCAGTTTGTTAACCAGAACGATGATAACAGAAGTAATCCTGTTGCTCTCGGATTTGACTTCTGGTATTGCGGAACACGATACACCCATTGCAATATCTCCATCAATGGATTTATTGATTTCTCGAGTACCCCATATAACGGCAATGCGCCTGTGAGTGGTGACCCGAATACCACCGGTTCCTGTCTGTGCGGGGGATTTTATTCTTACCGTGAGCAGGGCTCTACCCTTTGGCAATCTCCAACTTGTGGAACAGGAAGCCCTCCCACCTCCTATGAAGGTACTTATTGGGCATTGGCAGCCATGTACTGCGATTTGTGGCCGGCCAACGGAAACCAGGCGCTGGCATACAGCATCCGCTATGCCACCACCGGAGCAGCGCCCTACCGTTGCTTCACTGTAGAATATGCCAATATGGATGATTGGTCCAGCCCTCTGCTTTCAGATTATAATTTTCAGATTAAAGTGTACGAAACCACCGGCGTAATTGAATATGTATATGGTACCATGACGCCCGCAGTTGGTTCTCCTACCCCTTATTCCTGTGGGATCAACCAGAGGATATTTACCAATCCTCCCGCTGCATCCGAGTTACTGGCGCAGCAAGGAACCAATTCCAATACTTTTAATAACACGATTCCTGCATTAAGTACCGCTGTTCCCACCCCGAACAGTCAGATCACCTTTACCCCCGTTTGTCCCCTGAACCCCGGATCGGTACTTACATTTTCCGCCATTGGAAATACCACCATGACCCTGAACTGGACAGACTGGGCAGCTAATGAAATCGGTTATGCAATCTATTATTCCACCGATGGTGTAAATTATTACTTTATGTCACAAACCGCGGCAAACGCCACTTCTTACGTTGCCACGAACCTCACCTCCCCTACCTATTGGTGGAAAGTGTACGCTGTTACAGAAGGCTGCATCAGCACACCCATCACCGGAACACAAGCCACCGTGGCCGGAGGTGTTTTCTTCACCGTTGCTTCCGGAAACTGGACTAATCCTGCCATCTGGAATGCCATGGCCGTACCCACAACAGGAGATAACGCAACTATCTCAAACGGTCATACGGTAACCATTGACGCCAACAACCAGGGCTGTTTTGATCTTACTGTTAACACAGGTGGCGCAGCCTCTCTGCTGATCCTGGGAAATGCTGCCTCCAATTACACTTTTAATATTCTCGGAAACTTAACGGTGAACACCAATGGTACCTTCCGTCCGAATAATACCGTGAACGCCACGCATACCATCAACCTCACGGGCAATATTGTGAATAACGGAAGCATTACCATGCGGCCGGTTGCCAACCGCATAGCGAATTTTGTTTTCAGCAGAAACGGGAACCAGACCATCAGTGGCACGGCGGGGGCCGGACTTAACGATTACAACCTTATCACTCTCAATATGGGAGCCTCTGTAAGTAACACTTGTGAAGTCACATCTTCAAACTTCTCAGCACCCTCCAACTTCCTGGCACTAAGCAACGGAACCTTTAAATATTCCGTTCCTGTAAACGTACAGAACATTGACATTTTTACATCCATCGCTACAATTCCTTACACCGCCGGTCTTTGGATGAATGCACCTAATTCTACCATGTACGCACATTCCACGCTGAACTTCCAGGGAGCTATTACCTGCAGCGCGGGAATTTTACACGTGGGAGATGCGGCGGATGAGATGCTGCAATCCGATGGAGCGCTGCTAACCGTTTCAGGGGGCATAGTTACAGTTGCTGGCCGGCTTGATCGCCCCAGTTACGTTGCCGTTACCCACGTTTCTGTTACAGGGGGAGAGTTGGTACTGGCCCGCTTCAGTTCAACATCTACTACCAAGCATCCATTCCATGTGGATGTGATCGGGTCTTCCTTAAATTGGACAGGAGGCATTATTAGGTTAACAAGGGAGGGCGGTACAGGAGCCCAAGACCTAGGATATAAAAATTCAGGTTGTCTTCTCAATTATAATATCACAGGGGGGATTTTACGAATTGGAGATGGTGCATCTCCCGCCGGTCAAACTATGGAGATCAATTCAAATATTCCCATATTTAACCTTTTAGTTAACAGTACCAACAGCCCAACTGCCAAAATTGACACCTTTAACCTGGTTGTTAAAGGGAACATTACAATCAACACCGGAGGAACGCTCAACACCAACAACAAGGATATTTATGTAGCCGGGAACTGGACGAACGATGGCACCTTCCAGCAGCAATTACGGCGTGTGTTTTTCAATGGAACCTCTGCAACAACACAGAGCCTGGGCGGTACAACCGTTACCACTTTCCATGACCTGCATATCAATAACACCGGAACCGGAGGAGTAACGCTGAATGTTTCACCTACGGTTCAGGATAGTCTGGCAATGACAAACGGCAAGCTGCTTCTGAATGGCCAAACAATAAATGTAACCAGCGACAACCTGAGTTCCATCACCCGCACCAACGGATGGATTGTGTCGGAGAATACAGGAAACCTCAGTAAAGTGGCATGGACCATCAACGGAATACTGGGAAGCCGCACGATTCCTTATGGTACCACGGGAGGTGTGTATATACCCTTTACCTTTAACATGACGGCCGGAAGCGGCGGAATTCTCACCACCTCCACCTATGGCACTCCCGCCACTAACCTGCCCTGGCCCACTGCTCCCACCGCCGTTCTTAACCTGAACAGCACCACCGGCCTCCTGCCCGATAACCGCGACGCCACCGTGAACCGCTTTTGGCAGATTGACCACACCGGAGTTACTCCCACAGCTACCCTTACATTCAGCTACGACCCTGCAACTGAGTTACCCATTGCTCCTTACAACCTGCCCGCCGATCAGCGCGCGCAGCGGTACGAGTCCTCCACCAACAAGTGGCAGCCTGCACTGGGCGGACAAACTACAACAGCCAACTCCGTAACGGTTCCCGGCGTAACCACTTTTTCACCCTGGGCGCTGGCCAGTAACCTTTCGCCGCTGCCCATCGAGCTCACACACTTTAACGCTACCTGCGTAAACGGCGCCATGCTCATTGAATGGGTAACGGGCTCCGAGACCAACAACGACTTCTACACCCTGGAACGTACTTCCGACGGGGTGAACTTCGAAATTGTAGCCATTATTGACGGAGCCGGAACTACTTCCCAGATGTCGTTCTATCATTTCACCGACGAAACTCCGCTTCCGGGCATCTCTTACTATCGTCTGAAACAAACCGACGAGAACCAGACTGAAACGTGGTCTGACCTGATTGCCGCCAACTGCGAAAGCAGCGGGGACCTCGGCATCACGGTACTGCCCAACCCTTCTACAGGTACCAACCTGGTTATCCAGGTACGCACCGAATCCGAAACTCCTGTTATTGTTTCCATCGTTAATAATCTCGGACAGAAGATCCTTTCCGAACAGGTGGTAACGGATAAAAACGGAGTGGTGTTCCTGAATGTAGAACTCCCGGAGGAAACCAGTGCCGGTGTTTATTTGGTGAACGCGGTATCCGCCACGCACCAGTACAGTTCCAAACTGGTTATCCGGAAATAG
- the gap gene encoding type I glyceraldehyde-3-phosphate dehydrogenase: MKKISVGINGFGRIGRMAMKIMMKDPRFRIAGINDLTDAGTLAHLYKYDSVHGITEGEISCEKDALLVNGQKIPVTAVKDPSGIPWKALGADLVLESTGKFLDTPGASGHLQAGAKKVILSAPAKDNTVKTLVLGVNDNTFFSGDTILSNASCTTNCAAPMIHVLDKQWGVEDGYITTVHSYTGDQRLHDAPHKDLRRARAAAMSIIPTSTGAAKAITRIFPHLEGKLGGCGMRVPVPNGSLTDITCVLTKPVQRAEINAAFKSAAEGYLKGIMQYTEDPIVSVDIIGNPHSVIFDAEFTSVVGNLVKVIGWYDNEAGYSHRLVELIAKAAI, from the coding sequence ATGAAGAAGATCTCTGTCGGGATAAACGGCTTCGGCCGTATAGGCCGCATGGCCATGAAGATCATGATGAAAGATCCCCGTTTCCGGATCGCAGGCATCAATGACCTTACCGATGCCGGCACGCTGGCACATCTCTACAAATATGATTCTGTACACGGAATTACGGAGGGGGAGATTTCCTGCGAAAAGGACGCGTTACTCGTGAACGGACAGAAGATTCCCGTAACGGCAGTGAAGGATCCTTCCGGCATTCCATGGAAGGCTTTAGGAGCTGATCTTGTTTTGGAGAGCACTGGTAAATTTCTTGATACACCCGGAGCATCCGGCCATTTGCAAGCGGGAGCAAAAAAGGTGATCCTGTCGGCCCCGGCGAAGGATAATACGGTTAAAACACTTGTGCTGGGAGTAAATGATAATACCTTCTTCTCCGGAGATACTATTCTCTCCAACGCTTCCTGTACCACCAATTGTGCCGCACCCATGATTCATGTGCTTGATAAGCAGTGGGGCGTGGAGGATGGATACATCACTACGGTTCATTCCTACACCGGAGATCAGCGCCTGCACGATGCCCCCCACAAGGACCTGCGCAGGGCAAGGGCGGCAGCAATGAGCATTATTCCTACAAGTACAGGGGCTGCCAAAGCCATTACCAGGATTTTCCCCCACCTGGAGGGTAAATTAGGGGGCTGCGGAATGCGTGTGCCCGTCCCCAACGGGTCGCTCACCGATATTACCTGCGTGCTCACTAAGCCTGTGCAGCGGGCGGAAATCAACGCGGCATTCAAATCGGCAGCGGAAGGTTACCTGAAGGGAATCATGCAGTATACGGAAGATCCTATTGTTTCGGTGGATATTATCGGCAACCCGCACTCGGTGATCTTCGATGCAGAGTTTACTTCCGTGGTTGGTAACCTGGTGAAGGTGATAGGCTGGTACGACAACGAGGCCGGTTACTCGCACCGCCTGGTGGAGCTCATCGCTAAAGCGGCCATCTGA